The following proteins are co-located in the Silene latifolia isolate original U9 population chromosome 1, ASM4854445v1, whole genome shotgun sequence genome:
- the LOC141606741 gene encoding uncharacterized protein LOC141606741 isoform X1 codes for MNAHDSETISQDNEVTDSLMFDLFALVTIIQNDGRAEESAQGASAFLQEQQQQTPTPPNKEDHSESRCAVTESKAAITSSIVLKKLLRRTRYFDSGSSCLEDRAAVCRTQKRRKVCYLCGQLLHDAKKCPKRRPCYSCKRKGHYAIDCPMNINESERICLKCGETGHEISSCNNDYCPEDVKKIHCYVCNELGHIYCGNLIDENMPTVSCYNCGESGHSGLQCPKPLIDKSGSKPPSICYKCGEEGHAARRCVNSFEPSKCNEGSQGGTLHIRPEIDNGDEQQKNKRGRKSFRNGRIRRQKWKELVDQHAGIIQ; via the exons ATGAATGCCCATGATTCTGAAACTATTTCTCAAGATAAT GAAGTTACAGATTCTCTCATGTTTGATTTATTTGCACTTGTCACGATCATTCAGAATGATGGTAGAGCGGAAGAATCCGCTCAAGGAGCATCAGCATTTCTGCaagagcaacaacaacaaacacctaCTCCCCCAAACAAAGAGGATCACTCAGAATCAAGATGTGCAGTTACCGAGTCAAAAGCTGCTATTACAAGCAGTATTGTCCTTAAAAAACTTCTT AGGAGGACGAGATATTTTGACTCGGGGAGTTCTTGCTTAGAAGATCGTGCAGCTGTTTGCCGCacacaaaagaggaggaaagtcTGTTATTTATGCGGACAATTACTTCATGATGCAAAAAAATGCCCCAAg CGCCGTCCCTGTTACAGCTGCAAGAGGAAAGGTCACTATGCCATAGATTGTCCTAtgaacataaatgaaagtgaaagaaTCTGTTTGAAATGTGGAGAGACAGGGCATGAAATATCTTCATGCAATAATGATTATTGTCCAGAAGATGTCAAG AAAATACATTGTTATGTCTGCAATGAACTTGGCCATATCTACTGCGGGAACCTTATTGACGAAAACATGCCAACAGTATCTTGTTACAACTGTGGAGAATCTGGACATTCAGGGCTG CAATGCCCAAAACCGCTTATCGACAAGAGCGGTTCAAAGCCGCCTTCTATATGCTACAAATGTGGAGAGGAAGGCCATGCTGCGAGAAGATGCGTGAATAGTTTTGAACCTTCCAAGTGCAATGAAGGAAGTCAG GGTGGTACATTGCATATAAGGCCGGAAATAGATAATGGCGATGAACAGCAAAAGAATAAAAGAGGCAGGAAGAGCTTTAGGAATGGAAGAATAAGGAGACAAAAATGGAAAGAGTTGGTAGACCAGCATGCCGGTATAATACAGTAG
- the LOC141606741 gene encoding uncharacterized protein LOC141606741 isoform X2, translated as MNAHDSETISQDNNDGRAEESAQGASAFLQEQQQQTPTPPNKEDHSESRCAVTESKAAITSSIVLKKLLRRTRYFDSGSSCLEDRAAVCRTQKRRKVCYLCGQLLHDAKKCPKRRPCYSCKRKGHYAIDCPMNINESERICLKCGETGHEISSCNNDYCPEDVKKIHCYVCNELGHIYCGNLIDENMPTVSCYNCGESGHSGLQCPKPLIDKSGSKPPSICYKCGEEGHAARRCVNSFEPSKCNEGSQGGTLHIRPEIDNGDEQQKNKRGRKSFRNGRIRRQKWKELVDQHAGIIQ; from the exons ATGAATGCCCATGATTCTGAAACTATTTCTCAAGATAAT AATGATGGTAGAGCGGAAGAATCCGCTCAAGGAGCATCAGCATTTCTGCaagagcaacaacaacaaacacctaCTCCCCCAAACAAAGAGGATCACTCAGAATCAAGATGTGCAGTTACCGAGTCAAAAGCTGCTATTACAAGCAGTATTGTCCTTAAAAAACTTCTT AGGAGGACGAGATATTTTGACTCGGGGAGTTCTTGCTTAGAAGATCGTGCAGCTGTTTGCCGCacacaaaagaggaggaaagtcTGTTATTTATGCGGACAATTACTTCATGATGCAAAAAAATGCCCCAAg CGCCGTCCCTGTTACAGCTGCAAGAGGAAAGGTCACTATGCCATAGATTGTCCTAtgaacataaatgaaagtgaaagaaTCTGTTTGAAATGTGGAGAGACAGGGCATGAAATATCTTCATGCAATAATGATTATTGTCCAGAAGATGTCAAG AAAATACATTGTTATGTCTGCAATGAACTTGGCCATATCTACTGCGGGAACCTTATTGACGAAAACATGCCAACAGTATCTTGTTACAACTGTGGAGAATCTGGACATTCAGGGCTG CAATGCCCAAAACCGCTTATCGACAAGAGCGGTTCAAAGCCGCCTTCTATATGCTACAAATGTGGAGAGGAAGGCCATGCTGCGAGAAGATGCGTGAATAGTTTTGAACCTTCCAAGTGCAATGAAGGAAGTCAG GGTGGTACATTGCATATAAGGCCGGAAATAGATAATGGCGATGAACAGCAAAAGAATAAAAGAGGCAGGAAGAGCTTTAGGAATGGAAGAATAAGGAGACAAAAATGGAAAGAGTTGGTAGACCAGCATGCCGGTATAATACAGTAG
- the LOC141606741 gene encoding uncharacterized protein LOC141606741 isoform X3, which yields MFDLFALVTIIQNDGRAEESAQGASAFLQEQQQQTPTPPNKEDHSESRCAVTESKAAITSSIVLKKLLRRTRYFDSGSSCLEDRAAVCRTQKRRKVCYLCGQLLHDAKKCPKRRPCYSCKRKGHYAIDCPMNINESERICLKCGETGHEISSCNNDYCPEDVKKIHCYVCNELGHIYCGNLIDENMPTVSCYNCGESGHSGLQCPKPLIDKSGSKPPSICYKCGEEGHAARRCVNSFEPSKCNEGSQGGTLHIRPEIDNGDEQQKNKRGRKSFRNGRIRRQKWKELVDQHAGIIQ from the exons ATGTTTGATTTATTTGCACTTGTCACGATCATTCAGAATGATGGTAGAGCGGAAGAATCCGCTCAAGGAGCATCAGCATTTCTGCaagagcaacaacaacaaacacctaCTCCCCCAAACAAAGAGGATCACTCAGAATCAAGATGTGCAGTTACCGAGTCAAAAGCTGCTATTACAAGCAGTATTGTCCTTAAAAAACTTCTT AGGAGGACGAGATATTTTGACTCGGGGAGTTCTTGCTTAGAAGATCGTGCAGCTGTTTGCCGCacacaaaagaggaggaaagtcTGTTATTTATGCGGACAATTACTTCATGATGCAAAAAAATGCCCCAAg CGCCGTCCCTGTTACAGCTGCAAGAGGAAAGGTCACTATGCCATAGATTGTCCTAtgaacataaatgaaagtgaaagaaTCTGTTTGAAATGTGGAGAGACAGGGCATGAAATATCTTCATGCAATAATGATTATTGTCCAGAAGATGTCAAG AAAATACATTGTTATGTCTGCAATGAACTTGGCCATATCTACTGCGGGAACCTTATTGACGAAAACATGCCAACAGTATCTTGTTACAACTGTGGAGAATCTGGACATTCAGGGCTG CAATGCCCAAAACCGCTTATCGACAAGAGCGGTTCAAAGCCGCCTTCTATATGCTACAAATGTGGAGAGGAAGGCCATGCTGCGAGAAGATGCGTGAATAGTTTTGAACCTTCCAAGTGCAATGAAGGAAGTCAG GGTGGTACATTGCATATAAGGCCGGAAATAGATAATGGCGATGAACAGCAAAAGAATAAAAGAGGCAGGAAGAGCTTTAGGAATGGAAGAATAAGGAGACAAAAATGGAAAGAGTTGGTAGACCAGCATGCCGGTATAATACAGTAG